A region from the Gammaproteobacteria bacterium genome encodes:
- a CDS encoding DUF938 domain-containing protein translates to MPELNFSAASERNKDAILAHIRPVLREASAVLEVGSGTGQHGEHFAAEMPWLIWQTSDLEEHHAGLKDRIAAAGLDNLRKPLSLDVLADPWPDVYYDAVFTANTLHIIPWDGVLRLVEGAAARLVENGLFIVYGPFLVAGQPTSDSNAAFDAALRRENPEMGIRELENLLEFAASCGLTLLADCALPANNRLLLWQKPAC, encoded by the coding sequence ATGCCCGAACTGAATTTTTCCGCGGCCAGCGAACGCAACAAGGACGCCATCCTGGCGCACATCCGGCCGGTGTTGCGCGAAGCCAGCGCCGTGCTGGAAGTCGGCAGTGGCACGGGCCAGCATGGCGAGCACTTTGCCGCGGAAATGCCCTGGTTGATCTGGCAGACCAGTGACCTGGAAGAACATCATGCCGGCCTGAAGGATCGCATCGCTGCGGCCGGTCTCGACAACCTTCGCAAGCCGCTGTCGCTGGATGTGCTGGCCGACCCCTGGCCGGACGTTTACTACGACGCGGTATTCACCGCCAATACCCTGCATATCATTCCATGGGACGGCGTGCTGCGCCTGGTCGAGGGTGCGGCCGCCCGGCTGGTCGAAAACGGCCTGTTCATTGTCTACGGACCCTTTCTCGTGGCCGGGCAGCCGACCAGTGACAGCAATGCCGCTTTCGATGCCGCGCTGCGGCGCGAGAACCCCGAGATGGGTATTCGCGAGCTCGAAAACCTGTTGGAGTTCGCGGCCAGCTGTGGCCTGACCCTGCTTGCTGATTGCGCCCTGCCGGCGAACAACCGGCTGTTGCTGTGGCAGAAACCGGCATGCTGA
- the orn gene encoding oligoribonuclease has product MPQSADNLIWIDLEMTGLDPDNDRIIEIATIVTDAYLNVLAEGPVLAIHQPDDVLAGMDEWNTRQHGGSGLTQRVKDSTIDLAEAERQTLLFLAEWVPAGKSPMCGNSICQDRRFLVRGMPALERHFHYRNLDVSTLKELASRWAPEVAKGVKKNSSHLAMDDIKDSIAELAHYRATLFATDVLLDAAKP; this is encoded by the coding sequence ATGCCCCAGAGCGCGGACAACCTGATCTGGATCGACCTGGAGATGACCGGCCTCGATCCGGATAACGACCGCATCATCGAGATCGCCACCATCGTGACCGATGCCTACCTGAACGTGCTGGCCGAGGGCCCGGTGCTTGCCATCCACCAGCCGGACGACGTGCTCGCCGGGATGGACGAATGGAACACCCGACAGCATGGTGGCTCGGGCCTGACGCAACGGGTCAAGGACAGCACCATCGACCTGGCGGAGGCCGAGCGCCAGACCCTGCTTTTCCTCGCGGAGTGGGTACCGGCCGGCAAGTCGCCCATGTGCGGCAACAGCATCTGCCAGGATCGCCGTTTCCTGGTTCGCGGCATGCCGGCACTGGAGCGCCATTTCCATTACCGCAATCTTGATGTCAGCACGCTGAAGGAGCTGGCAAGCCGCTGGGCGCCGGAAGTCGCGAAGGGCGTCAAGAAGAACTCCTCGCACCTGGCCATGGATGACATCAAGGATTCCATCGCCGAGCTGGCCCATTACCGGGCCACCTTGTTCGCGACCGATGTCCTGCTGGACGCGGCCAAGCCTTGA
- a CDS encoding M48 family metallopeptidase, with translation MHAFTVLFLIFLLAGLLIRLWLSARQVAHVKAHRNAVPAAFADSINLEQHQKAADYTVAKAALGRWDLLLSTIILLAFTLGGGINLVEAGLPALFGDLSGYWQGIAVVLAVLLINTVLELPLSAWSTFVVEERFGFNRMTPGLFIADTVKALLLMVAIGAPLLYATLWFMQATGALWWLWVWALWMGFSLVLTWAYPTFIAPLFNSFSALEDGELKSRIEALLDRCGFKSSGIFVMDGSRRSAHGNAYFTGVGKSKRIVFFDTLIDDLDNDQIEAVLAHELGHFKRKHIVKRLLVSAVTTLLALALLGWLVDEPWLYSALGIATPSNHAALLVFLLVLPVFTFPLTPLSARYSRKHEFEADEFAAEQADPRALITALVTMYRENASTLTPDPLHSAFYDSHPPAPVRIEHLARLSS, from the coding sequence ATGCATGCTTTCACCGTCCTGTTCCTGATCTTTCTCCTTGCTGGCCTGCTGATACGCCTGTGGCTGTCTGCTCGCCAGGTCGCCCACGTCAAGGCCCATCGCAATGCCGTACCGGCTGCGTTCGCCGACAGCATCAACCTGGAGCAGCATCAGAAAGCCGCCGATTACACCGTGGCCAAAGCAGCCCTGGGGCGCTGGGACCTGTTGCTGAGCACGATCATCCTGCTGGCGTTCACCCTTGGCGGCGGCATCAACCTCGTGGAAGCTGGACTGCCTGCCCTGTTTGGCGACCTCTCCGGCTACTGGCAGGGTATCGCCGTGGTGCTGGCCGTGCTGTTGATCAACACGGTGCTGGAACTGCCCTTGTCGGCCTGGAGCACCTTTGTGGTCGAAGAACGATTTGGCTTCAATCGCATGACACCGGGCCTTTTCATTGCCGATACCGTGAAGGCCTTGCTGCTGATGGTCGCCATCGGCGCACCGCTGCTGTACGCAACGCTGTGGTTCATGCAGGCCACCGGCGCGCTGTGGTGGTTGTGGGTGTGGGCCCTGTGGATGGGCTTCAGCCTGGTGCTGACCTGGGCCTATCCGACCTTCATCGCACCGCTGTTCAACAGCTTTTCGGCGCTGGAGGACGGTGAACTCAAATCGCGCATCGAAGCACTGCTCGACCGCTGCGGCTTCAAGAGTTCGGGCATATTCGTGATGGATGGCTCGCGTCGTTCGGCCCACGGCAATGCCTATTTCACCGGCGTCGGCAAATCCAAGCGCATCGTGTTTTTCGACACCCTGATCGACGACCTCGACAACGACCAGATCGAGGCCGTGCTGGCGCATGAACTCGGGCACTTCAAGCGCAAGCACATCGTCAAGCGCCTGCTGGTCAGCGCCGTCACGACGCTGCTGGCACTGGCGCTGCTCGGCTGGCTCGTCGACGAGCCCTGGCTCTACTCCGCGCTAGGCATCGCCACACCATCGAATCATGCCGCCTTGCTCGTATTCCTGCTGGTATTGCCGGTGTTCACCTTCCCGCTGACGCCGTTGTCGGCGCGCTACTCGCGCAAGCACGAATTCGAAGCCGACGAGTTTGCTGCCGAGCAGGCCGACCCGAGGGCCCTGATCACGGCACTGGTTACCATGTACCGCGAGAATGCCAGCACCCTGACCCCCGACCCGCTGCACTCGGCGTTCTATGATTCACACCCGCCGGCACCCGTGCGTATCGAGCACCTGGCCAGGCTGTCCTCGTGA
- the rsgA gene encoding ribosome small subunit-dependent GTPase A, which translates to MSNAVGTVIVNYRRHVDVETADGSVLPCVVRGRQLKPVSGDRVEYSLTQQDEGVIENILERETVLERFDSSRKRSALAANVDRVLVVVALEPMLESFTVDKYLVAVEASGAEPVIVINKVDLADEMVMDWLQEFTEEYRDIGYPSILLSTESGEGMKALEDALQNHTAVLVGPSGVGKSSIAQHLLPDNDIKVGEISAARQEGRHTTTRSTLYHLANGGRLIDSPGVREYRLWPMPVRELAGLFPEMRERANNCKFADCVHRAEPGCAVRAAVDAEEILLRRYEAYLGMAEIMDRQYKEY; encoded by the coding sequence GTGAGCAATGCTGTCGGCACGGTCATCGTCAACTACCGCCGACATGTCGATGTCGAGACGGCAGATGGCAGCGTTTTGCCCTGTGTGGTTCGCGGCCGACAGCTGAAGCCGGTGAGCGGCGACCGGGTCGAGTACAGCCTGACCCAGCAGGACGAGGGCGTCATCGAGAACATCCTCGAGCGCGAAACCGTGCTGGAACGATTCGACAGCTCCCGCAAGCGCTCCGCGCTGGCAGCCAACGTGGACCGCGTCCTGGTGGTGGTTGCACTCGAACCGATGCTGGAGTCCTTTACCGTCGACAAGTACCTGGTGGCCGTCGAGGCCAGCGGTGCGGAGCCGGTCATCGTGATCAACAAGGTCGACCTGGCCGATGAGATGGTCATGGACTGGTTGCAGGAGTTCACCGAGGAGTATCGTGATATCGGTTACCCGAGCATCCTCCTGAGCACCGAGTCCGGCGAGGGCATGAAGGCACTGGAGGACGCACTGCAGAATCACACCGCAGTGCTCGTGGGACCATCGGGCGTCGGCAAGTCGTCGATTGCCCAGCACCTGTTGCCCGACAACGACATCAAGGTCGGCGAAATCTCGGCAGCGCGACAGGAAGGCCGGCACACGACCACCCGCTCCACGCTTTACCACCTGGCCAATGGCGGCCGGCTGATCGACTCTCCTGGCGTGCGCGAGTACCGCCTCTGGCCGATGCCGGTCAGGGAGCTTGCAGGACTGTTTCCGGAAATGCGCGAACGCGCCAACAACTGCAAGTTTGCCGACTGCGTGCATCGTGCCGAGCCGGGTTGCGCCGTGCGGGCCGCTGTCGATGCGGAAGAAATACTGTTGCGCCGCTACGAGGCGTATCTCGGCATGGCCGAGATCATGGACCGACAGTACAAGGAATACTGA
- a CDS encoding histidine triad nucleotide-binding protein: MSDCLFCKMVVGDIPADIIYENDDVMAFRDINPQAPTHVLVIPKKHVPTINDIGIDDDALVGKLYLAAADVAKQEGIADSGYRCVMNCNGDAQQTVFHIHLHMIGGRKMNWPPG, from the coding sequence ATGAGCGATTGCCTGTTCTGCAAGATGGTGGTCGGAGACATACCGGCGGACATCATTTACGAGAACGATGATGTCATGGCGTTCCGGGACATCAATCCGCAAGCGCCGACGCACGTGCTGGTCATTCCGAAGAAGCATGTTCCGACGATCAACGACATCGGCATCGATGATGACGCGCTGGTCGGCAAGCTTTACCTGGCGGCAGCCGATGTGGCAAAGCAGGAAGGCATTGCGGACAGCGGTTATCGCTGCGTCATGAACTGCAACGGTGATGCCCAGCAGACCGTGTTCCACATTCACTTGCACATGATTGGCGGCAGGAAGATGAACTGGCCGCCAGGCTGA
- the recR gene encoding recombination mediator RecR codes for MAYSRRVETLIEALRALQGVGPKSAQRIAFSLLERDRDGAQRLAAALADAAENVQHCVRCRMLSDDELCGICAAKNRDESLICVVETPADVMAVEQYTGYRGLYFVLMGKLSPLDGIGPEELGLDRFEARLDEGEVTEVILATNPTIEGEATAHYIGNLARDRGMKVTRIAHGVPIGGELEYVDGGTLSHAFTGRLDFG; via the coding sequence ATGGCTTACTCACGGCGCGTTGAGACCCTGATCGAAGCACTGCGGGCGCTGCAAGGGGTCGGCCCCAAGTCGGCACAGCGCATCGCGTTCTCGCTGCTGGAGCGTGATCGTGACGGCGCCCAGCGGCTGGCAGCGGCGCTTGCCGATGCGGCCGAGAACGTCCAGCACTGCGTTCGCTGTCGGATGCTGAGCGATGACGAACTGTGTGGCATCTGTGCGGCGAAGAATCGTGACGAGTCGTTGATCTGTGTGGTCGAAACACCTGCCGATGTCATGGCGGTAGAGCAGTACACCGGCTACCGCGGTCTTTATTTCGTGTTGATGGGCAAGCTGTCACCGCTGGACGGCATCGGTCCCGAAGAGCTGGGCCTGGATCGCTTCGAAGCCCGGCTGGATGAAGGCGAGGTCACTGAAGTCATCCTGGCGACCAATCCCACCATCGAGGGCGAGGCCACGGCGCATTACATTGGCAACCTGGCCCGGGATCGCGGCATGAAGGTCACGCGCATTGCACATGGCGTTCCGATCGGCGGCGAGCTGGAGTATGTTGATGGTGGCACGCTGTCGCATGCTTTCACGGGAAGGCTGGATTTCGGTTGA
- a CDS encoding YbaB/EbfC family nucleoid-associated protein translates to MKGGLGNLMKQAQKMQEGMKKAQEEIARLEVEGAAGGGMVKVTMTGKHEVKRVEIDPAVLEDDPDMVEDLVAAAINDAVRRVEELTQEHMSGLTAGMGGLPPGFKMPF, encoded by the coding sequence ATGAAAGGCGGATTGGGCAACCTGATGAAACAGGCCCAGAAGATGCAGGAGGGCATGAAGAAGGCCCAGGAAGAAATCGCGCGTCTCGAGGTCGAGGGTGCGGCTGGCGGCGGCATGGTCAAGGTCACGATGACCGGCAAGCACGAGGTGAAGCGGGTCGAAATCGATCCGGCCGTGCTGGAGGACGATCCCGACATGGTCGAGGATCTCGTTGCCGCAGCGATCAATGATGCCGTGCGCCGGGTCGAGGAACTGACCCAGGAGCACATGTCCGGCCTTACCGCCGGCATGGGTGGCCTGCCGCCCGGCTTCAAGATGCCGTTCTGA
- the dnaX gene encoding DNA polymerase III subunit gamma/tau: protein MSYQALARKYRPRNFSEMVGQEHVLRALINALDSDRLHHAFLFTGTRGVGKTTIARILAKSLNCETGVSSTPCGECSACQEIDQGRFVDLIEVDAASRTKVDDTRELLDNVQYAPTRGRYKVYLIDEVHMLSPNSFNALLKTLEEPPPHVKFLFATTDPQKMPVTVLSRCLQFSLKRIPMQMIADHLENVLGQEGIERDESAVNLLARAAEGSMRDALSLMDQAIGFAGGELRDAEVRSMLGTIDRSQLFDVLDAIAAGDGARALEVVADLDTQAPDYKLVAEELAVLLQRLARLQIVPKGTEDWEDLARLSPLAEAMAPEDVQLYYQIVVKSMSDVAAASDGRSAFEMLLLRLLAFRPLVDSGEATAKKAEPVAPVARPANKDSAGGAASETGSAGGSVAPVTDVASAAVEPAPATSVTPPASGGNWKDPDWHGLVDALGMTGVAQQLAMNCVYSHREGNTLHLELAEQHGQLVSGRLQERIEESLSRFYGEKLKIQIDLKEPDGETPAQRDARRQAERLAQAKRSLEVDPTVNELRETFGAALKEDTIAPLD from the coding sequence ATGAGCTACCAGGCACTCGCCCGAAAATACCGACCCAGGAACTTCTCGGAAATGGTCGGCCAGGAGCATGTCCTGCGCGCCCTGATCAATGCGCTGGATTCCGACCGACTTCACCATGCGTTCCTCTTTACCGGCACCCGCGGCGTGGGCAAGACCACCATTGCCCGCATTCTCGCCAAGTCGCTGAATTGCGAAACCGGGGTCAGTTCCACGCCGTGCGGCGAGTGTTCTGCCTGCCAGGAAATCGACCAGGGTCGTTTCGTGGACCTGATCGAGGTGGACGCGGCGTCGCGTACCAAGGTGGATGACACCCGCGAATTGCTGGACAACGTGCAGTACGCGCCGACCCGGGGCCGTTACAAGGTCTACCTGATCGACGAAGTGCACATGCTCTCGCCCAATTCCTTCAACGCCCTGTTGAAGACGCTGGAAGAACCGCCGCCGCACGTGAAATTCCTGTTTGCGACCACCGACCCGCAGAAGATGCCGGTAACGGTGCTGTCGCGCTGCCTGCAGTTCAGCCTGAAGCGCATTCCGATGCAGATGATTGCCGATCATCTTGAAAACGTGCTGGGCCAGGAAGGCATCGAACGGGATGAATCGGCGGTGAACCTGCTGGCCCGGGCCGCCGAGGGCAGCATGCGCGATGCGCTGAGCCTGATGGATCAGGCGATCGGTTTTGCCGGTGGCGAATTGCGGGATGCCGAGGTGCGCAGCATGCTGGGTACCATCGATCGCAGCCAGCTTTTCGACGTACTTGATGCGATTGCCGCTGGCGATGGCGCACGTGCCCTGGAGGTCGTGGCCGACCTTGATACCCAGGCGCCGGATTACAAGCTGGTCGCCGAGGAGCTGGCAGTGTTGTTGCAACGCCTTGCCCGTCTGCAGATCGTGCCCAAGGGCACCGAGGATTGGGAAGATCTTGCGAGACTTTCGCCCCTGGCGGAGGCCATGGCGCCGGAAGATGTGCAGTTGTATTACCAGATCGTCGTGAAGAGCATGAGCGATGTTGCAGCAGCCAGCGATGGTCGCAGTGCATTCGAAATGTTGCTGTTGCGCTTGCTGGCCTTCCGGCCGTTGGTGGACAGCGGGGAAGCAACGGCAAAAAAAGCTGAGCCGGTCGCGCCGGTAGCGCGGCCGGCCAACAAGGACAGTGCCGGCGGGGCAGCCAGCGAGACGGGTTCTGCCGGCGGGAGTGTTGCGCCCGTGACGGATGTTGCGAGCGCGGCAGTGGAGCCGGCGCCCGCGACTTCGGTGACGCCGCCGGCATCGGGCGGCAACTGGAAGGATCCCGACTGGCATGGCTTGGTCGATGCGCTGGGCATGACCGGCGTGGCGCAGCAGCTCGCCATGAACTGCGTGTATTCGCATCGCGAGGGCAATACCTTGCACCTGGAGCTGGCAGAGCAGCATGGCCAGCTGGTCAGCGGGCGACTGCAGGAGCGTATCGAGGAGTCGCTGTCCCGCTTTTATGGCGAGAAGCTGAAGATCCAGATCGATTTGAAAGAGCCGGACGGCGAGACGCCGGCGCAGCGCGATGCACGGCGCCAGGCCGAACGCCTGGCGCAGGCAAAGCGTTCGCTGGAGGTCGACCCGACCGTCAATGAACTGCGCGAGACATTCGGCGCGGCACTGAAGGAAGACACGATTGCACCGCTGGACTGA
- the dapA gene encoding 4-hydroxy-tetrahydrodipicolinate synthase codes for MFKGSLVALVTPFDEQDRIDDEALAGLIDWHVAAGTSAIVAAGTTGESPTLETSEHVDYIRRCVELAAGRIPVIAGTGSNSTAQTLHLTREVSRLDVAGFLLVVPYYNKPPQEGLYRHFKTIADAVDKPQLLYNVPGRTVADLLPETVERLAALPNVVGIKEATGDIERMKDIRRRCGEDFCLLSGDDATACDFMLQGGDGVISVTANVAPEGFAEMCRLALSGDAEAAHQADQPLAALHRDLFVEANPIPVKWALWRMGRIGPGIRLPLTPLAESAHDRVTAALAQANIRS; via the coding sequence ATGTTCAAGGGCAGCCTGGTGGCGCTGGTCACGCCATTTGACGAGCAGGACCGGATCGATGACGAGGCCCTTGCGGGGCTGATCGACTGGCATGTCGCGGCGGGCACCAGCGCCATCGTCGCGGCGGGCACGACGGGCGAGTCGCCCACCCTGGAAACCAGCGAGCATGTCGACTACATCCGCCGCTGTGTCGAACTGGCGGCGGGCCGCATTCCGGTGATCGCCGGCACCGGGTCGAATTCGACCGCCCAGACGCTGCACCTGACCCGGGAGGTCTCCCGCCTGGATGTTGCTGGCTTCCTCCTGGTGGTGCCGTATTACAACAAGCCGCCCCAGGAAGGGCTCTACCGGCATTTCAAGACCATCGCCGACGCGGTCGACAAGCCGCAGCTGCTTTACAACGTACCGGGGCGCACGGTAGCCGACCTGCTGCCCGAGACGGTCGAGCGACTCGCGGCGCTGCCCAACGTCGTCGGTATCAAGGAGGCAACTGGCGACATCGAGCGGATGAAAGACATTCGACGTCGCTGTGGCGAGGATTTCTGCCTGTTGTCCGGTGACGATGCCACCGCTTGCGATTTCATGCTGCAGGGCGGGGACGGTGTCATCTCGGTGACAGCCAACGTGGCGCCGGAAGGCTTTGCGGAAATGTGCCGCCTGGCGCTCTCCGGCGATGCCGAGGCGGCCCACCAGGCAGACCAGCCGCTCGCTGCGCTGCACCGAGATTTGTTCGTCGAGGCCAACCCGATTCCGGTAAAATGGGCGCTCTGGCGGATGGGCCGCATTGGTCCTGGTATTCGCCTGCCGCTGACGCCACTGGCTGAAAGTGCCCATGACAGAGTCACCGCGGCGCTGGCCCAGGCGAACATCCGATCCTGA
- a CDS encoding peroxiredoxin, whose amino-acid sequence MSQAVVGKKVPAFKAEATGDQTLKLSDFKGSKLVIYFYPKDSTPGCTLEGQDFRDNYRKFRARKTHILGVSRDSVKSHENFKAKQGFQFELLSDPDEALCQLFDVIKEKNMYGKKVMGIERSTFLIDEKGVLRKEWRKVKVKGHVEEVLEAIKEL is encoded by the coding sequence ATGAGCCAGGCAGTCGTGGGCAAGAAAGTGCCCGCCTTCAAGGCCGAAGCCACCGGTGACCAGACGCTCAAGTTGAGCGACTTCAAGGGCAGCAAGCTGGTGATCTACTTCTATCCGAAGGACTCCACCCCGGGCTGCACCCTCGAAGGACAGGATTTCAGGGACAACTACCGCAAGTTCCGCGCCCGCAAGACCCACATCCTGGGCGTATCCCGCGATTCGGTGAAGTCGCACGAGAATTTCAAGGCCAAGCAGGGCTTCCAGTTCGAACTGCTGTCCGATCCGGACGAAGCACTCTGCCAGCTGTTCGACGTGATCAAGGAAAAGAACATGTATGGCAAGAAGGTCATGGGCATCGAGCGTTCGACGTTCCTGATCGACGAAAAAGGAGTGCTGCGCAAGGAGTGGCGCAAGGTGAAAGTCAAAGGCCATGTCGA